From bacterium, a single genomic window includes:
- a CDS encoding tetratricopeptide repeat protein → MEYNLKALEIYENIEQKHGIAMVYNNLGFIHSVRKEYEKALEYHRKGIEAATKAGNKNWMAGCYLSAGSVYVEMGKHENALEYLSKGLSLAKDCQASEAELAVYAQLTQLYESMRDYRKALEYAKKQSELRSKIFNEENEEKISRLKLKHESDKKEREAQIYRLKNEELEKMVSDRTAELEKELADRRRIEEELNDKLALIERQRSAIVELSTPVIQIWDGVLVIPLIGVLDTRRAEHLAEELLAAITATQSRIAIIDITGVSTVDSSIANHLLKTVESVKLLGADCLVTGIRPEVAQAIIHLGIDISGLETRSTLAQGLKRAFAKLK, encoded by the coding sequence ATGGAGTATAACCTCAAGGCTCTTGAAATCTATGAAAACATCGAGCAGAAACACGGAATCGCCATGGTCTACAACAATCTTGGATTCATTCATTCCGTTCGCAAGGAATATGAAAAAGCCCTTGAGTACCACCGGAAGGGAATTGAAGCAGCCACAAAGGCAGGAAACAAAAACTGGATGGCCGGCTGCTATCTTAGTGCAGGCAGTGTATACGTTGAGATGGGCAAGCACGAAAATGCACTTGAGTATCTGAGCAAAGGATTGAGCTTGGCAAAGGATTGCCAGGCCAGCGAAGCGGAGCTTGCGGTTTACGCGCAACTGACTCAGCTGTATGAGAGCATGAGGGACTACAGAAAAGCTCTTGAATACGCGAAGAAACAAAGCGAGCTCAGATCAAAGATATTCAATGAGGAGAATGAGGAGAAGATTTCCAGGCTCAAGCTGAAACATGAAAGCGACAAGAAGGAGCGGGAGGCCCAGATATACCGCCTCAAGAACGAGGAGCTAGAGAAGATGGTTTCTGATAGAACAGCCGAACTGGAAAAGGAGCTGGCAGACCGCAGGCGCATCGAGGAGGAGCTAAATGACAAGCTTGCGCTCATCGAGCGGCAGCGTTCGGCGATAGTGGAGCTATCGACGCCTGTCATACAGATCTGGGATGGAGTGCTGGTCATCCCCTTGATAGGCGTTCTGGACACCAGACGCGCAGAGCATCTCGCGGAGGAACTCCTTGCCGCTATCACCGCCACCCAGTCCAGGATAGCGATAATCGACATCACTGGAGTGTCGACAGTCGATTCCTCAATAGCCAACCATCTATTAAAGACGGTGGAATCCGTTAAGCTTCTCGGCGCCGACTGCCTAGTCACTGGCATTCGTCCCGAGGTTGCGCAGGCAATCATCCATCTTGGTATAGACATCTCGGGGCTTGAAACGCGCTCGACGCTTGCCCAGGGGCTTAAGCGGGCGTTCGCGAAGCTCAAGTAA
- a CDS encoding 3-methyl-2-oxobutanoate dehydrogenase subunit beta: protein MKYTIPEREIMCSGHKACQGCGATIAMRYALKALGPRTILAIPACCWAVIDGPFPYSAAGVPLFHCAFETAAVTASGIRAGLDARGEKDVNVVAWAGDGGTFDIGIQALSGTVERNDNIIYFCYDNEAYMNTGVQRSSSTPWGAVTSTTPARHFKQERKKDMMAIMAAHGIPYTASASIAYPEDFIKKIEKAMSIQGSKFIHVLATCPPGWRASPDISVQLARLAVQTHVFPLYEIYEGKYYKLSMDPQKKPITDYMKPQGRFRHLTEDQVKEMDRQIDERYAWLKELAERSRPWFENKK from the coding sequence ATGAAGTACACTATTCCAGAACGCGAGATAATGTGCTCGGGCCACAAGGCCTGCCAGGGCTGCGGGGCGACCATCGCAATGCGTTATGCGCTTAAGGCGCTCGGCCCGAGGACCATCCTTGCCATTCCTGCCTGCTGCTGGGCAGTCATTGACGGGCCGTTCCCATACTCTGCCGCAGGAGTGCCTTTATTCCACTGCGCGTTCGAGACCGCCGCGGTAACCGCATCCGGAATACGTGCAGGGCTTGACGCCAGAGGCGAAAAGGACGTAAACGTCGTGGCGTGGGCAGGCGACGGCGGAACGTTCGACATCGGCATACAGGCGCTTTCCGGCACAGTGGAGCGCAACGACAACATAATCTACTTCTGCTACGATAACGAAGCTTACATGAACACGGGCGTCCAGCGCTCCTCTTCCACCCCCTGGGGCGCCGTAACCTCTACCACGCCCGCCCGGCACTTCAAGCAGGAGCGCAAGAAGGACATGATGGCAATAATGGCCGCTCACGGGATACCCTACACCGCATCGGCGTCAATAGCTTATCCCGAGGACTTCATCAAGAAGATAGAGAAGGCTATGTCCATCCAGGGTTCAAAGTTCATTCACGTACTCGCAACTTGCCCGCCGGGATGGCGCGCTTCGCCCGATATCTCCGTCCAGCTTGCAAGACTTGCTGTTCAGACGCACGTTTTTCCGCTTTACGAAATATACGAAGGCAAATACTACAAGCTTTCGATGGACCCCCAAAAGAAGCCGATAACGGATTACATGAAGCCGCAGGGCCGTTTCCGCCATCTTACGGAAGACCAGGTCAAAGAGATGGACCGCCAGATTGACGAGCGCTACGCATGGCTGAAGGAGCTTGCCGAACGCTCGAGGCCCTGGTTTGAGAACAAAAAGTAA
- a CDS encoding tetratricopeptide repeat protein — protein MPEASDKIKELEKNLQKLQKEGDNGIQTIRALNDLSYALTGIDPVKAFDYAMQALELSRRIDHKEGQAGSFINMGISHFIRGNFDQAMDLYIESLKINEEIGSKVGMGNSNNNIGLVYLHTGEYEKALEYLYKSLEYYKEGSEKYKIAITYNNLGVTLKNLER, from the coding sequence GTGCCTGAGGCGTCGGATAAAATAAAAGAGCTGGAGAAGAATCTTCAAAAGCTGCAGAAGGAAGGGGATAATGGAATTCAAACGATAAGAGCCCTCAACGACTTGTCTTATGCTCTTACCGGGATTGATCCTGTCAAGGCGTTCGATTACGCAATGCAAGCCCTTGAACTCTCCAGGCGCATCGATCACAAGGAAGGGCAGGCAGGGAGCTTTATAAACATGGGTATTTCGCACTTCATCCGCGGGAATTTCGACCAAGCCATGGATTTATACATCGAATCCCTGAAGATCAATGAAGAGATTGGAAGCAAGGTAGGCATGGGCAATTCAAACAACAATATCGGTCTTGTGTATCTGCATACAGGCGAATATGAAAAGGCGCTGGAGTATTTGTATAAATCACTGGAGTATTACAAAGAGGGGAGCGAGAAGTATAAAATCGCCATCACCTACAATAATCTCGGAGTGACCTTAAAGAATCTGGAAAGATAA
- a CDS encoding tetratricopeptide repeat protein has translation MQINMPDKRVDALEKKLAALIEKAEETEETVEILNELAFSCYSNDLERTREYSARAIELAEKLEYPMGQAKGHRTMGIYYWLKGDFEKALECSLKALEISEEMGDENCQAASFNNMGLIYMNLSKPDLARSNHMKAADIFEKVGNRESQGKALTNIGVICEAQGDYNEALKYLLKSLELYEELGIEKDLSGCHSYIGNCYRGLGEYERALEHYHIALENAEKNASKLDTAIAYKGMGALYTRTAEYDKADEYLKKGLELAEEMKSSHQELSIFRFLVELYEARKDFQNALLFYKEIHELESKIFSEENKRKIENLEIKYETEQKEKESQLYKLKSEELERMVAERTAELEKELAERKRAEKVQSVLFNISQSLSTRDSLHELFAAIHAELSKILEAANFYVALYDEASDTYTFPYEVDEKDIVEDYTPQQLKKSLTDYVRRQAEPLLVDEELHRFLTEQGIVETVGNLSKMWMGVPLKIGGKVIGVVVLQTYKDEVKYTFDDLDIFNFVAEAISLGVGRRKAEEDLKEKLSVIENQQGAILELSTPVIKIWEGVLVIPLIGVLDSRRAEHLAEELLAAITATQSRIAIIDITGVSTVDSSIANHLIKTVESVRLLGAGCVVTGIRPEVAQSIIYLGIDIGRLETRSTLAEGLKWAFSVIGGSGA, from the coding sequence GTGCAGATTAATATGCCGGATAAACGGGTCGATGCGCTTGAGAAGAAGCTCGCAGCGCTTATAGAAAAGGCCGAAGAGACGGAGGAGACGGTTGAGATACTGAACGAGCTCGCTTTCAGCTGCTACTCGAACGACCTCGAGAGGACAAGGGAATACTCGGCAAGGGCTATTGAACTTGCCGAGAAGCTGGAGTATCCCATGGGGCAGGCAAAAGGTCACAGAACTATGGGCATATACTACTGGCTTAAGGGCGATTTTGAAAAGGCGCTTGAATGTTCCCTGAAGGCATTGGAGATATCGGAAGAGATGGGCGACGAGAACTGCCAGGCGGCAAGCTTCAACAATATGGGGCTTATATACATGAACCTCTCCAAGCCGGATCTTGCCCGCTCCAATCACATGAAAGCGGCGGATATATTCGAAAAAGTCGGCAATAGAGAGTCCCAGGGCAAGGCGCTGACCAACATAGGCGTCATCTGCGAGGCTCAGGGTGATTATAACGAAGCGCTCAAATATCTCTTAAAAAGCCTTGAACTTTACGAGGAGCTCGGCATCGAGAAAGATCTTTCCGGATGCCACTCCTACATAGGCAACTGCTACAGGGGTTTGGGAGAATACGAAAGGGCGCTCGAGCACTACCACATCGCTCTAGAGAATGCTGAAAAAAACGCAAGCAAGCTGGATACCGCAATCGCATACAAGGGAATGGGCGCGCTTTACACCAGGACGGCTGAATACGATAAGGCAGATGAGTATCTGAAGAAGGGGCTGGAACTTGCAGAGGAGATGAAGTCGAGCCATCAGGAACTCTCGATATTTCGCTTTCTGGTAGAACTTTACGAGGCAAGAAAGGATTTCCAGAACGCACTTCTTTTTTATAAAGAGATACACGAACTCGAATCGAAGATATTCTCGGAGGAAAATAAAAGGAAGATAGAGAATCTGGAGATTAAATACGAAACCGAGCAGAAGGAGAAGGAATCCCAGCTTTACAAGCTGAAGAGCGAGGAGCTTGAGCGCATGGTAGCTGAACGCACAGCCGAACTGGAAAAGGAGCTGGCTGAACGCAAGCGCGCCGAAAAGGTTCAGTCAGTTCTTTTCAACATCTCCCAGTCCTTGAGCACAAGGGATTCGCTCCATGAACTCTTTGCTGCCATCCATGCCGAGCTGAGCAAGATTCTGGAAGCCGCTAATTTCTATGTGGCTCTTTACGACGAAGCGAGCGATACGTACACGTTTCCATATGAGGTTGACGAAAAGGATATTGTCGAAGACTATACCCCGCAGCAGCTCAAGAAGTCGCTCACGGACTACGTCCGCAGGCAGGCCGAACCTCTTCTCGTCGACGAGGAGCTCCACCGTTTCCTGACAGAGCAGGGGATTGTCGAGACTGTCGGCAATCTTTCGAAGATGTGGATGGGTGTTCCATTGAAGATAGGCGGAAAAGTTATAGGAGTAGTGGTACTTCAGACTTACAAAGACGAGGTAAAATACACCTTCGACGATTTGGATATCTTTAATTTCGTAGCGGAAGCTATCTCTCTTGGCGTAGGCAGGAGAAAAGCCGAGGAGGACTTAAAGGAAAAACTCTCCGTCATTGAAAACCAACAGGGTGCGATTCTCGAGCTCTCCACGCCGGTCATAAAGATATGGGAGGGAGTGCTGGTCATCCCTTTAATAGGCGTTCTGGACTCCAGACGCGCAGAGCATCTCGCGGAGGAACTTCTTGCCGCTATCACCGCCACCCAGTCCAGGATAGCCATTATCGACATCACTGGAGTGTCGACAGTCGATTCCTCAATAGCTAACCATCTAATAAAGACGGTGGAATCAGTGAGGCTTCTCGGCGCTGGCTGTGTAGTCACTGGCATCCGGCCTGAGGTTGCGCAGTCCATCATCTATCTCGGTATTGATATAGGCCGGCTCGAAACACGTTCGACTCTAGCCGAAGGGTTGAAATGGGCGTTCAGCGTTATCGGAGGTTCAGGTGCCTGA
- the porA gene encoding pyruvate ferredoxin oxidoreductase has translation MQKVIMGNHALSWGALLSRAEVIAAYPITPQTEVVELLSNMCADGDLKAQFIKVESEHSAMAASIGASAAGARTFTATSAQGLALMHEVLHWATGARLPIVMGNINRAMAPPWTIWTEQTDSISERDTGWLQIYTSSIQEVLDSVIQAYKVAEKIYLPVMVVLDSFVLSHTNENCEIPDQAKVDAYLPRFTNEYRLNVDKPSAYGGLTGPDWYYELRYKIQKAQEQALGLIEETGKEFREIFGREYGLVETYKLDDADTVLVTSASIASTARPVIDKLREEGHKVGLLRIRVFRPFPSELLRKLLGGRKKLLVIDRNISFGMSGAFYSETKAALYNVKSRPPMWGYIAGLGGRDVPMDTIKEMILTTIKEDHPSQDIVWIGAKI, from the coding sequence ATGCAGAAAGTCATAATGGGCAACCACGCCCTCTCATGGGGCGCCCTCCTCTCCAGAGCGGAGGTAATAGCCGCATACCCGATAACGCCTCAGACCGAGGTCGTAGAACTCCTCTCGAACATGTGCGCGGACGGAGACCTTAAGGCGCAGTTCATAAAGGTCGAAAGCGAGCATTCGGCTATGGCCGCTTCCATCGGCGCATCTGCGGCAGGCGCCAGAACCTTCACCGCCACCTCTGCTCAGGGCTTGGCGCTCATGCACGAAGTCCTTCACTGGGCAACGGGCGCGCGGCTGCCTATAGTCATGGGAAACATCAACCGCGCCATGGCGCCGCCCTGGACCATCTGGACGGAGCAGACTGACTCGATCTCGGAGCGCGACACGGGCTGGCTTCAGATATATACCTCCTCCATACAGGAGGTCCTCGACTCCGTGATACAGGCCTACAAGGTCGCGGAAAAGATTTACCTGCCCGTTATGGTCGTTCTTGATAGCTTCGTTCTTTCCCACACCAACGAGAACTGCGAAATCCCCGACCAGGCAAAAGTGGACGCCTATCTTCCCAGGTTCACGAACGAGTACCGGCTGAATGTGGATAAGCCCTCCGCCTACGGCGGACTCACAGGCCCTGACTGGTACTACGAGCTTCGCTACAAGATCCAGAAGGCCCAAGAACAGGCGCTTGGTCTCATAGAGGAAACCGGCAAGGAGTTTAGAGAAATCTTCGGCCGCGAATACGGTCTTGTTGAAACCTACAAACTGGACGACGCCGATACCGTGCTTGTTACATCCGCCTCCATTGCCTCAACAGCCAGACCGGTGATAGATAAGCTTCGCGAGGAAGGCCACAAGGTCGGGCTGCTTCGAATCCGCGTGTTCAGACCCTTCCCCTCCGAGCTTCTCCGAAAGCTTCTCGGAGGACGCAAGAAGCTTTTAGTGATAGACCGCAACATAAGCTTCGGTATGTCGGGAGCTTTCTACTCAGAAACCAAGGCCGCGCTATACAACGTCAAGTCGAGACCTCCCATGTGGGGCTACATTGCAGGTCTCGGCGGCCGCGACGTGCCAATGGATACAATAAAGGAGATGATTCTTACGACTATAAAGGAGGATCATCCTTCCCAGGATATCGTCTGGATAGGAGCGAAGATATGA
- a CDS encoding pyruvate ferredoxin oxidoreductase produces MLEIRFHGRGGQGTVIASKALALAVAKEGRFVQTFPEYGVERRGAPVVAFTRIDDHPIYIRSKIYEPDHLVVLEPTLISAIDVTEGLKKNGWIIINTDKNPKDFPKFSGFRVATIDATTIAIKYGLGSKAAPIVNTAILGAFAKITGFVGLDAVREAVKELSPVKQEDNVKAAEEAYQTAEAPKE; encoded by the coding sequence ATGCTTGAGATACGCTTTCACGGTCGCGGCGGCCAGGGAACCGTTATTGCCTCCAAGGCTCTCGCCTTAGCCGTTGCTAAGGAAGGACGCTTTGTTCAAACATTTCCCGAGTACGGAGTCGAGCGCCGCGGCGCGCCTGTGGTCGCATTTACGCGTATCGATGATCATCCGATATACATACGCTCGAAGATATACGAACCCGACCATCTCGTTGTGCTGGAGCCGACCCTCATATCGGCCATTGACGTCACGGAAGGACTCAAGAAGAACGGCTGGATAATCATCAATACCGATAAAAACCCAAAGGATTTCCCCAAGTTTTCAGGCTTCAGGGTGGCCACTATCGATGCTACCACGATTGCTATAAAGTATGGACTCGGTTCAAAGGCGGCGCCCATTGTTAACACGGCTATTCTGGGCGCATTCGCCAAGATCACCGGTTTCGTCGGTCTGGATGCCGTTCGCGAGGCCGTAAAAGAGCTGTCGCCCGTAAAGCAGGAAGACAACGTCAAAGCCGCCGAGGAAGCCTACCAGACGGCCGAAGCGCCCAAGGAGTGA
- a CDS encoding 4Fe-4S binding protein yields the protein MAMSLGRMTVNKTGSWRNLRPVVDKEKCIKCGICWKFCPDVSIEIDAEDYPLVVLDFCKGCGICAVECPKDAIAMVKED from the coding sequence ATGGCGATGTCCTTAGGCCGTATGACCGTCAACAAGACCGGGTCATGGCGCAACCTGAGACCTGTGGTAGACAAGGAAAAATGCATCAAGTGCGGAATCTGCTGGAAGTTCTGCCCCGATGTTTCCATAGAGATTGACGCGGAAGACTACCCGCTTGTCGTTTTGGATTTCTGCAAGGGATGCGGCATCTGCGCGGTGGAGTGTCCGAAGGACGCCATCGCAATGGTGAAGGAGGACTGA